The following are from one region of the Desulforegula conservatrix Mb1Pa genome:
- the rbfA gene encoding 30S ribosome-binding factor RbfA translates to MKSYPRSERLEGHIQKILAEMLVKEISDPRLFLVAVTGVKLTPDKKVATVFFSATGDETREKQALAGFKSAYGFIKRTLAQNLGLKYMPDIRFEVDKSIKYGQKIEEIFKNIKNSDSDSNS, encoded by the coding sequence ATGAAGTCATATCCTAGATCCGAAAGGCTCGAAGGACATATACAAAAAATCCTGGCGGAGATGCTTGTGAAGGAAATCAGCGACCCGAGACTATTTCTGGTCGCTGTTACCGGTGTCAAACTGACGCCTGACAAGAAGGTCGCCACAGTATTTTTTTCTGCCACAGGCGATGAGACAAGGGAAAAGCAAGCACTCGCAGGATTCAAAAGCGCTTATGGATTCATAAAAAGAACGCTTGCCCAGAATCTCGGACTGAAGTATATGCCTGATATCCGCTTTGAGGTGGACAAATCCATCAAATACGGACAGAAGATAGAAGAAATTTTTAAAAACATAAAGAATAGCGACAGCGACAGTAATAGTTAA
- a CDS encoding DHH family phosphoesterase, which produces MILEYLKRSTNVLLASHKNPDGDAVGSSLALGLALKSLGKTVTVYNESRLPAVFRYLPEVELLTQTPGCIDDYDTAVILDCGDLSRIGNLHKSIENIHILLNIDHHQTNTRFGKARLIKPEACSTSEIIHDLIMDLGAEITTDIAFAIYTGIVSDTGSFRFSNTTRKSFEICADMVEKGANPYIVAQNIYSPYSLGRIKLLNMVLESIEVSKNGKLSLMSLTQRMLRETGTNAEDVNGLVNYAKHIEDVRVAAFIQEAETQAREQIKEDETLYYVSLRSDGTIDVSSFAASFGGGGHSTAAGFTTLSSFSALKDNIMRLADAL; this is translated from the coding sequence ATGATATTAGAGTATTTAAAAAGGAGTACAAACGTACTCCTTGCAAGTCATAAAAATCCTGATGGCGACGCAGTTGGTTCCAGCCTTGCGCTTGGTCTCGCACTGAAATCCCTTGGAAAAACAGTAACAGTCTATAATGAAAGCAGGCTTCCTGCGGTTTTCAGGTATCTGCCGGAAGTCGAGCTTCTGACCCAGACGCCAGGATGCATTGATGACTATGATACTGCCGTGATTCTTGACTGCGGAGACCTGTCAAGAATCGGGAATCTGCATAAAAGCATAGAAAACATTCATATACTTCTGAACATAGACCACCACCAGACAAACACCCGCTTTGGCAAGGCCAGACTTATAAAGCCCGAAGCCTGCTCAACATCCGAGATCATTCACGACCTGATAATGGATCTCGGAGCAGAAATCACCACTGATATTGCTTTTGCAATATATACGGGCATAGTTTCTGACACAGGTTCCTTCAGATTTTCCAACACAACTAGGAAATCTTTCGAAATATGCGCCGATATGGTTGAAAAAGGCGCAAATCCATACATAGTCGCTCAAAATATATACAGCCCATACTCCCTCGGAAGAATCAAACTCCTTAACATGGTACTTGAATCCATTGAAGTGTCAAAGAACGGAAAACTTTCCCTGATGTCTCTGACCCAGAGAATGCTCAGGGAAACAGGCACAAACGCCGAAGATGTTAATGGTCTGGTAAATTACGCAAAACATATCGAAGATGTGAGGGTCGCAGCTTTTATCCAGGAAGCTGAAACCCAGGCCAGGGAGCAAATCAAAGAAGATGAGACGCTGTATTACGTCAGCCTGAGATCAGACGGGACAATAGATGTATCATCATTTGCCGCAAGCTTTGGAGGCGGAGGCCACTCGACAGCGGCCGGCTTCACCACCCTTTCCTCTTTTTCCGCACTCAAGGACAATATAATGCGTCTTGCCGACGCACTTTAA